One Aegilops tauschii subsp. strangulata cultivar AL8/78 chromosome 7, Aet v6.0, whole genome shotgun sequence genomic window carries:
- the LOC109768361 gene encoding uncharacterized protein yields the protein MSAVVCGKRSSSIFADDLLLQQASSSPPSSHHSSPAAKRSRYAHHHHRRDGRDALLNHLRAAFPAMDPQLLERALEASGDDLDDAIKSLKELHLMESNQANLSATGSAFENGPTAVQPSVEGIVTSGGVDTATEHQPPADGQQPGNSGPEWVDLFVREMSNASDMDDARARASRALEALTKSILEGAGAEAAQSLHQENMMLKEQMTAVLSQNAVLKRAVAIQHERQKEFDERSHEVQGLKQLVLQYQEQLRTLEINNYALQMHLKQAQQSSSMPGRYNPDVF from the exons ATGTCTGCGGTAGTCTGCGGCAagaggtcctcctccatcttcgcGGACGACCTGCTGCTCCAACAGGCCTCCTCTTCCCCTCCCTCCTCCCACCACAGCAGCCCCGCGGCCAAGAGGTCCCGCTACgcgcaccaccaccaccgccgggACGGCCGGGACGCGCTCCTCAACCACCTCCGGGCCGCCTTCCCCGCCATGGACCCCCAG CTGCTTGAGAGAGCCCTTGAAGCGTCTGGAGATGATTTGGATGATGCAATAAAGAGTCTGAAGGAGCTGCACCTGATGGAGTCAAATCAGGCTAACCTGTCGGCCACTGGTTCCGCATTTGAAAACGGGCCGACTGCAGTTCAGCCGTCTGTTGAAG GCATTGTTACCAGCGGCGGTGTGGACACAGCTACTGAACACCAACCTCCTGCAGATGGCCAACAGCCAGGTAATAGTGGCCCTGAATGGGTTGATCTTTTTGTGAGGGAGATGTCAAATGCTTCTGACATGGATGACGCGCGGGCCCGTGCGTCAAGAGCTCTTGAAGCCTTGACGAAGTCCATCCTGGAGGGTGCAGGAGCTGAAGCAGCGCAGAGCTTGCATCAG GAAAACATGATGCTCAAGGAGCAGATGACGGCCGTCCTGTCGCAGAACGCGGTCCTGAAGCGCGCGGTGGCGATCCAGCACGAGCGGCAGAAGGAGTTCGACGAGCGGAGCCACGAGGTGCAGGGCCTGAAGCAGCTCGTCCTGCAGTACCAGGAGCAGCTGAGGACTCTCGAG ATCAACAACTACGCGCTGCAGATGCATCTGAAGCAGGCCCAGCAGAGCAGCTCCATGCCCGGGCGCTACAACCCGGACGTCTTCTAA